In Tubulanus polymorphus chromosome 2, tnTubPoly1.2, whole genome shotgun sequence, a single window of DNA contains:
- the LOC141898810 gene encoding bile acid-sensitive ion channel-like, with protein sequence MDEGFLTESTAFRNGGDKMNFTEDSPQKASKAKRRSRHCCKCCGHDEVEFASNTTCHGLKRIASVKSCWRRALWIIVVLILFGFLLEELFGLIEDFGKYKSTTSISIESNGTIDFPAITICDSNRLNRSALTEIGIPPSDSELINYILFGFGNFGWFGRLFLKNESYDGQMKARYTNYTGRPWDYSYVIEKTAKKDFSKNILGCFIVGHDEAATLAPEDTIGCDAREYYRTTWTKDGECATFNHPDIGKSFSQKTPGGEHGMTILWDLRQFEYSENLDGNMQAGLSIYLHPRYEPGELVTAYGTALSPGTYAIGALKLDKKTNLPKPYGNCAEKKLRYEDRYSLAGCELECEADIIANNCQCRPLFTSSYRRNIRVCEPYDVKMCMMPLLNNADYITAFKSCYNSCGTACKEEIYDINLSFSSFPNRHAADALQTALNLSANYVRDNIIYLNLYYPRLSYTSFNQEKATTRSQLISDFGGMMGLCVGASVLTVCEFIEFAFVKIFKWCCSKSEDDYIADEDAIQEKPGVNDRGGVELTSKISSVI encoded by the exons ATGGACGAGGGATTTCTGACGGAATCAACTGCGTTTAGAAACGGAGGagacaaaatgaatttcaccGAAGATTCGCCTCAAAAGGCGTCCAAGGCAAAACGTAGGTCACGACACTGTTGTAAGTGTTGCGGCCACGATGAAGTGGAATTCGCTTCTAATACAACTTGTCACGGATTGAAACGAATCGCCTCAGTAAAAAGCTGTTGGAGGCGAGCGCTGTGGATAATAGTCGTATTAATTCTGTTCGGATTTCTGTTAGAGGAACTCTTCGGCTTGATCGAGGATTTTGGAAAATACAAATCGACGACTTCGATCTCGATTGAG TCGAATGGAACTATAGATTTCCCAGCGATTACAATTTGTGATTCCAATCGCCTTAATAGAAGTGCTCTTACGG AAATTGGTATTCCGCCGTCGGACTCTGAGTTGATTAATTACATTCTATTTGGATTCGGTAATTTCGGTTGGTTCGGACGTTTGTTTTTAAAGAATGAAAGTTACGACGGACAGATGAAAGCCCGTTACACTAACTACACTGGACGTCCGTGGGATTATTCTTACGTTATTGAAAAAACAGCTAAAAAGGACTTCAGTAAAAATATCCTGGGCTGTTTTATAGTCGGCCACGATGAGGCGGCCACTTTAGCGCCGGAAGACACGATAGGCTGCGACGCGCGTGAATACTACAGAACTACTTGGACTAAAGATGGAGAATGTGCCACTTTTAATCACCCTGATATCGGTAAATCGTTCTCGCAGAAAACCCCAGGAGGAGAACATGGAATGACTATACTATGGGATCTACGACAATTCGAATATTCTG AAAATCTGGATGGAAATATGCAGGCAGGTTTATCGATATATCTACATCCTCGTTATGAACCCGGAGAGTTAGTAACCGCGTACGGCACCGCTCTGTCCCCCGGTACATACGCTATCGGTGCTCTGAAACTTGATAAG AAAACGAACTTACCGAAACCGTACGGGAACTGCGCGGAGAAGAAGCTGAGATACGAAGACAGATATTCATTGGCTGGATGTGAATTAGAATGTGAAGCTGATATTATCGCGAATAATTGTCAGTGCAGGCCGCTATTTACTTCCTCGTATAGAA GAAATATCCGTGTTTGTGAACCGTATGACGTCAAAATGTGCATGATGCCTCTGCTCA ACAATGCTGATTATATAACAGCGTTTAAATCGTGTTATAACTCGTGTGGTACGGCGTGTAAAGAAGAAATATACGACATCAATTTAAGTTTCTCCTCATTTCCAAACCGCCACGCGGCCGATGCTCTTCAGACAGCTCTCAATCTATCCGCTAATTACGTCAg GGACAACATAATTTACCTCAATTTGTATTACCCACGTTTATCTTATACCTCCTTTAATCAGGAAAAAGCGACGACTCGTTCACAGTTAATCA GTGATTTTGGTGGAATGATGGGCCTTTGTGTCGGTGCAAGCGTTTTGACGGTTTGCGAATTTATCGAATTCGCGTTCGTGAAGATCTTCAAATGGTGCTGTTCAAAAAGCGAAGATGATTATATCGCAGACGAAGACGCGATACAGGAGAAACCTGGCGTGAATGATAGAGGTGGCGTGGAGCTGACGAGTAAAATCAGTAGCGTCATATAA
- the LOC141898808 gene encoding piwi-like protein 1 yields MSGRARGRARGKPRGGGPAPPPRRPGEEEPPIREEPIGPGVSRGRGRGGAAPSEEAPVAGSGRASLRGTTRGERKPGAPAAPPPTAEMAALSVGTGDARDVGNKRTRWVELNTRPAHASDKKGTSGAQVSLFTNHFRLESLGRQFILYQYWVSFKPEVDSKRVRIAIVKSNPDIIGPVSAFDGMVLFIPRKLDDTTVFTSTTTFNNSPVEVTIKFTNELTQGDATSLQVLNVFLRRALFTIGMQQIGRDYFNPNAKISIPQHKMEVWPGFTTSILQYESDVLLGVDLKYKVLRNTTVLDMMVNIHSRSQSNFNEECIKALVGEIVLTRYNNKTYRVDDIDFKKNPQSRFETRDGSLSYVEYYRKAYNKNITELGQPLLYSRPKEKDKRGGRDNPIYLVPELCVLTGISDQMRADFNVMKDMAIHTRVGPQQRYDTLSTFIKQLSDNADVNTEMSNWGLKFARELVRVSGRALPPELLLQKTCRFSYDARTADWSREMRGKQLISAVNLENWGVLFTTNDTAKANDLIKTMQKVGPPMGINLREPLKYRVGEDRLDAFRRSLEAAIKPQVQLIMCVVPSNRKDRYDTIKKFCCLAHPVPSQVVVSRTLNKAQMLMSVATKIVLQINCKLGGEGWATEIPLKNMMVIGIDTFHEKKSQSFGGFVASLNPSLTRYYSRCVAQQRGQELHHAIVPCFAACLKKYNEINGTLPDRIVIYRDGVGDGQLPVVVEHELKQFRNTFEEVKPGYLPKLAFIIVKKRISARFFMSAERSLSNPPPGTIIDSVVTKPEWYDFFLVSQSVRQGTVSPTHYNVIHDTTGLKPDHIQRLTYKLTHLYYNWPGTIRVPAPCQYAHKLAYLVGQSIHEEPALQLADRLYYL; encoded by the exons ATGTCTGGCCGAGCACGGGGACGAGCTCGAGGTAAACCTCGCGGAGGAGGTCCAGCACCACCTCCCAGACGTCCCGGTGAGGAAGAACCACCGATCAGAGAGGAACCGATCGGGCCGGGTGTTTCTCGTGGACGGGGTAGAGGAGGCGCCGCTCCCTCTGAGGAAGCTCCTGTCGCTGGCAGCGGGCGGGCTAGTTTACGAGGTACAACACGCGGTGAGAGGAAGCCCGGCGCGCCCGCGGCACCACCTCCGACAGCTGAGATGGCTGCCCTGTCGGTCGGTACGGGCGATGCCCGTGATGTCGGTAATAAGAGAACAAGATGGGTGGAATTGAACACCAGACCGGCTCACGCTTCCGACAAAAAAG GAACATCGGGAGCTCAAGTGTCGCTATTCACAAACCATTTTAGATTAGAATCACTCGGCCGTCAGTTTATACTCTACCAGTATTGGGTCAGTTTTAAACCGGAGGTCGATAGTAAACGAGTTAGAATCGCGATCGTCAAGAGTAACCCGGATATTATCGGTCCGGTTTCGGCGTTCGATGGGATGGTTTTATTTATACCTCGTAAATTAGATGAC ACGACAGTGTTCACGAGTACGACTACTTTCAATAATTCCCCGGTTGAAGTAACAATCAAATTCACAAATGAACTTACTCAAGGGGATGCCACTTCTTTACAAGTGTTGAATGTATTTCTGCGCAG AGCTCTATTCACTATTGGTATGCAGCAGATCGGAAGAGATTATTTCAACCCTAATGCGAAGATAAGCATCCCCCAGCACAA GATGGAAGTGTGGCCGGGTTTTACCACGTCAATATTACAGTACGAGTCCGATGTTTTACTCGGAGTTGACTTGAAATATAAAGTGTTGCGCAATACGACAGTTTTAGACATGATGGTTAATATTCATTCTCGGTCTCAGTCAAATTTCAATGAGGAATGCATCAAGGCTCTCGTCGGTGAGATTGTGTTAACGAG ATATAATAACAAGACATATCGCGTCGATGATATTGACTTCAAAAAGAACCCGCAGTCGAGATTTGAAACACGGGACGGTTCGCTGTCATATGTTGAATATTACCGCAAG gCATATAACAAGAATATCACTGAATTGGGTCAGCCGTTATTGTACAGCCGACCGAAAGAAAAAGACAAGCGCGGCGGCCGAGATAATCCGATATATCTCGTACCCGAATTATGCGTATTGACTGGAATCAGTGACCAGATGAGAGCTGATTTTAACGTGATGAAAGACATGGCTATTCATACACGAGTCGGACCTCAACAGAGATACGATACTCTGTCTACTTTCATCAAACAATTGAGCGA TAATGCAGATGTTAATACAGAAATGAGCAATTGGGGATTGAAGTTTGCCCGAGAGTTAGTACGTGTTAGTGGAAGAGCGCTTCCACCAGAATTACTGCTGCAAAAAACATGTAGA TTTTCGTACGATGCTAGAACAGCTGATTGGTCTCGCGAGATGCGCGGTAAACAATTGATTTCGGCGGTGAATCTTGAGAATTGGGGCGTGTTATTCACTACCAATGACACGGCAAAAGCGAATGATCTTATAAAAACGATGCAAAAAGTCGGGCCGCCGATGGGTATTAATCTCCGCGAACCGCTAAA aTATAGAGTTGGTGAGGACAGGTTGGATGCGTTCAGACGATCGTTAGAAGCCGCTATCAAGCCTCAAGTTCAGCTCATTATGTGCGTCGTTCCGTCGAATAGAAAAGATCGATATGATACGATAAAAAAATTCTGTTGTTTGGCTCATCCAG TTCCGAGTCAGGTAGTTGTTTCAAGGACGCTCAACAAAGCACAAATGTTGATGTCCGTAGCAACGAAAATCGTGTTGCAAATAAACTGTAAACTTGGCGGAGAGGGCTGGGCTACTGAAATTCCG CTGAAGAACATGATGGTTATCGGTATCGACACGTTCCACGAGAAAAAGTCACAGAGTTTTGGTGGATTTGTGGCGTCGTTGAATCCAAGTTTGACGAGGTATTACAGCAGATGTGTCGCTCAACAGAGAGGTCAGGAATTACATCACGCTATTGTACCATGCTTCGCTG CGTGCTTAAAgaaatacaatgaaatcaacgGCACCTTACCGGATCGTATAGTCATCTATAGAGATGGAGTCGGAGATGGTCAACTTCCGGTTGTTGTAGAACATGAATTGAAACAGTTCAGGAATACGTTTGAGGAAGTGAAACCCGGTTATTT GCCGAAACTTGCATTCATCATTGTGAAGAAACGTATATCAGCTCGATTCTTTATGTCCGCTGAaagatcattgtcaaatccacCTCCAGGAACAATAATTGATAGCGTTGTGACAAAACCAGAATG GTATGATTTCTTCCTGGTGTCTCAGTCAGTACGTCAGGGTACAGTATCACCTACTCATTACAACGTTATCCATGATACTACCGGATTAAAACCAGATCATATCCAAAGACTCACCTATAAACTGACTCACTTATATTACAACTGGCCG gGAACTATTCGAGTACCAGCCCCGTGTCAATACGCTCATAAGTTAGCGTATTTAGTTGGTCAATCTATTCACGAAGAGCCAGCGTTACAACTTGCAGATCGATTGTATTATCTGTAA
- the LOC141899821 gene encoding vitamin K epoxide reductase complex subunit 1-like protein 1, producing MAQKRNSSWLSAALLLLCAAGIAVCAYAYHVETSKENDASYRAYCDLSEYISCSKVFTSRYGRGFGLFEHIFGKDSLINQPNSIFGIGFYIIQSLLEFGKSSTTTKIQIGTSIVANLGSVYLGYVLFYILGDFCIVCVSMYVVNFTILVVNVQSLRGLKKPQKQQTSSSKKKKKATLTSDNSSSNKDNNKVEKQAAKEKPTKKKDQKKKRQKQN from the exons ATGGCTCAAAAGCGCAATTCTAGTTGGTTGAGCGCAGCTCTGTTGTTACTATGCGCTGCTGGTATCGCAGTATGTGCCTACGCTTATCACGTTGAAACTAGTAAAGAGAATGACGCCTCGTATCGGGCTTATTGCGATCTCAGCGAATACATTAGCTGTTCGAAAGTTTTTACTTCTCG atatgGAAGAGGATTCGGGTTATTTGAACATATCTTCGGTAAAGACAGTCTTATCAACCAACCAAACAGTATTTTCGGAATAGGGTTCTATATAATTCAGTCATTATTAG AATTCGGCAAAAGTTCAACGACAACGAAGATTCAAATTGGAACGTCGATCGTAGCGAATTTAGGTTCGGTTTATTTGGGATACGTATTGTTTTATATCCTCGGTGATTTCTGCATTGTTTGCGTATCGATGTACGTAGTGAATTTCACTATACTCGTAGTGAACGTCCAGTCGTTGAGAGGACTGAAAAAACCGCAAAAACAACAAACATCGTCGtctaagaagaaaaagaaggcGACGTTGACTTCGgataacagcagcagcaacaaagACAACAATAAAGTAGAGAAACAAGCGGCGAAAGAAAAACCTACCAAAAAGAAAGACCAGAAGAAAAAGCGTCAAAAACAGAACTAG
- the LOC141899820 gene encoding 2-methoxy-6-polyprenyl-1,4-benzoquinol methylase, mitochondrial-like, which produces MAKVLKSIVSRNILRSNTFPSSRIISRALSNEAERSDKTTHFGFTTVKEEEKQEKVYDVFENVATRYDLMNDAMSAGVHRLWKDHFIRRLNPTPQTKLVDVAGGTGDIAFRFQQYIQAPVTHIADTTPSIIDPETTEDVDIKDSSESLITVVDINQAMLDVGKQKALNKGFTHGMRWIQGNAENLPLESDSFDAYTIAFGIRNCTHVDKVLQDAYRVLKPGGRFMCLEFSEVTNSALRSVYDLYSFQVIPVMGQILAGDWKSYQYLVESIRKFPNQEEFKEMIEDAGFRFATFENLTFGVAAIHSGFKL; this is translated from the exons ATGGCGAAAGTTCTGAAAAGCATCGTTTCGAGGAATATTTTGCgatcaaatacatttccaTCTTCCCGAATTATTAGTCGAGCGCTGTCGAATGAAGCCGAACGATCTGATAAAACGACCCATTTCGGTTTCACTACTGTCAAAGAAGAAGAAAAGCAAGAAAAAG tgTATGACGTTTTTGAAAACGTAGCGACCAGATACGATTTGATGAATGACGCTATGAGTGCCGGGGTTCATCGCTTGTGGAAAGATCATTTCATTCGTAGATTGAATCCGACTCCACAGACAAAATTAGTTGATGTAGCTGGTGGTACAG GAGATATTGCCTTCAGATTTCAACAGTACATTCAGGCACCTGTAACTCACATAGCTGACACAACTCCATCAATCATTGATCCAGAAACTACTGAAGATGTCGACATTAAAGACTCCAGCGAAAGTCTAATCACGGTTGTTGATATTAATCAAGCAATGCTCGATGTTGGGAAACAGAAAGCTCTGAATAAAGGTTTTACTCACGGTATGAGATGGATTCAAGGAAATGCTGAAAATCTGCCATTGGAAAGTGACAGTTTTGATGCTTATACAATAGCATTCGGAATACGAAATTGTACACACGTGGATAAA GTTTTACAAGATGCGTACAGAGTTctaaaacctggcggtagatTTATGTGTCTTGAATTTAGTGAAGTAACCAACTCGGCTTTAAGAAG tgTGTATGATCTGTATTCTTTCCAAGTGATACCAGTAATGGGTCAGATTCTAGCCGGTGATTGGAAATCTTATCAATATCTAGTCGAAAGTATACGAAAATTCCCAAATCag GAAGAGTtcaaagaaatgattgaagaCGCTGGTTTTCGTTTTGCGACTTTTGAAAATCTCACTTTCGGAGTCGCCGCGATTCATTCAGGATTTAAACTGTGA